TTAATTACATATGTTACAATTAATGGCAATTTTAAGTATGCTAATAGATAAACTGATTTGTTACTAAATCATAAgagatttaatttcttttaatttaaaataacgCCAACAATAGGCAATTGCCAAACCACATCAATATCTTTGTCTCCTTgtgtttatatttattttggagTTCCTGGGcacaacaattggtatcagagctttGGTATTATACACTGAGATTCAGAGTCATTTTTTCAAAGTCTCCAAAACTTGGCTTTGAAGACACCAAGTCGTAGTCCTCATCGAGACGAGTTCGACGGTGAAAAATTACCGGAATCAGAGGTCTCTAGCACCCTCATGCTCTCCCAGAAGTGTAGAAAGTGAGTTCACATGCTGCGACCTGCAAAATTCTTTGGATTATAGGCGTAATCCAAACCCCTATATCACTTGTGGTGGAACTTGTTAATTCCAAATGGCTGAACTTACTTCTCCATCTAAATATGTAAAGACGTCAGATACCTCCGACGAGAGTAAACCAACAGACAGTGGCGGAGTTGGGATGAATTGTCACCGGGGTCGcactttctataatgataaacaattacATGCCAAAATAACATACTAAGCGGACAAAATAATATTACAGTTtgacaaataacaaagaaattacaGTTCTTCCCTACGAGTCTTCATATTCTGAAATTGCTTCATAATAATCTCATTATCAATACTAATAAAaatttctttctcaatataGACAATCAAGCTATCATTCATCCATTTGTCTCCCATTCGGTTACGCAATCGGCTCTTCACAATATTCATAGCAGAAAACACCCTCTCCACAGTTGCAGTTGCAACCGGTAAGATCAATGCCAACGTGATAAGCGTAGATAATGTGAGCCCCACCGTGTATCACCATGTCGTCTTAGAGTAGTTTCTTGATTCAAACCCCTTCCACTTGAAATTTCTCCTCCCTCAAGTGCTTCAATGATCTTGGCCTCTTGTTTATCTCTAAGGATATCTCGCCTTTTACACGATCCTCCAACAACATTCAAGATACTAGTGACAAAGTTAAAAAGATCTCCAACATCATTGTGATTTTTTGTGACACCTATGAGAGCTAATTGGAGTTGATGTGCAAAACAATGGACAAAGTACGCAGTCGGATTATCTCTCAAAATAAGAGCTTTCAAGTCGTTGAACTCCCCTTGCATATTACTTGCTCCATCATAACCTTGACCACGTAATCTTGAAATAGTTAAACCATGAGTAGCAAATAAAGCTTCAATACTAGCCTTTAGTGAAATAGCTGTCGTTTCAGACACATGTTGAATGCCAAGGAAACGCTCCATTATATGCCCTTTTTTGTCGACGTACCTCAAAACAACAGCCATTTGCTCTTTGCATGATATGTCACGCGACTCATCAATCATAATGGAAAATAATGAATCACCAAGGTCTTTGATGATTGCACTGGTAGTCTCCTCTGCAGCAGCTTGAGTAATTTCCTTCTGAATATCGGGTGATGTCAATTTGTGACGGCCAGGAGCTTCATTAAGAACAACACTTTTTATCACCTCATTATTTCTTGCAAGAAAACCTTGAAGCTCTAAATAGTTTCCTTGATTGCTTGAGGCTTGAGATTCATCATGGCCACGGAACGGGAGCCCTTGGTGTAATAGAAATCGACTACACTCGATAGCAGAATTCAAGCGAATTCGATAATCACTTCGATTCTTCGATGACTGCTTAGAGAAGAAAGAtgcaatactttttttttgattcatTAGATTCTCACACTTCATTCGAGCTTCATTATGAGAACTATTAGGCCTTCCCACGTGGACATCGAATCTgcctttctttttccaatttgaAAATCCATCACCAACAAAGAATCACCACCTCCTTGATCTCCACTTTTTGACTTAAACAAGTAACAATATAAGCAATAAACAGAATCTTTCTCCACGCTATACTCCAACCAACTCGGATATTCATCAAACCAAGCTTCATTGAACCGTCGTAGCATACCACTAATCATTTTCTGTGGGAACATGTGTCCATGAGGTTGAGTAGGATCCTTTTGTAAATATGCTCTTCGAACTCTGTCTCTATCATTAACAAGGTACTCATTAATTGGTTTTCGAAGTCCAGGATCCGCAAGAATATCTTCCAAATcaatttctttctgtttttgatTCAAACTAGGTTGATCTACATCCACTGGGACCATTGGAGCTTTTCTTTTAAGGTATTTATCCATATTACAAAGCTGCAAAAAAGAATGTTTCACTGTAACAATTCACATTATTCTCTATTTCTATAACAATTCACATTATTTTATTCTCTAGGTTGATCTAAATCCCATTAACAATTCAcattattctatatttctaaATCAACAATTCAAGTATGACTCAAATAGGATACAAATCAAAAGCACTAAAGCAGTAAAGCAATAAAGCATGTTTCCCATTTCCTAGTAAAAAAGTCACACACTCCGACACTCACTCGCACAATATGTATGGCTCAATAGCCAATAGGACAAAAAATTGCATTCTATATTAACAACTGAACAATTAAATTATTCAAGTATAAAAGATTAAAAGTATTCAACAAAAGAGTGAAGGACAGacctttgattctttgaagatAATGACAGACTACTCACTATTGAGTAACAGAGTAACCGAGGTAGCAGAGCAGAAGCAGAGCGGGACCAGTACAGCAGTACTCAAGTCGTCGTGATGCGCAGTGGTAGTGCCAACAACTTTTCTTTGAGAGGCCGAGACAGCGAGATTCGAGAGGGAGATCAGAGTCCAGAGAAACTCGAATACTCGATGACGATGAGAATCATGAGATAGtgatagagagagtttaggttacacttctcttcttctattcTTCAAAACGACATAGTATTACtattacatatattaaatttttttaaaaaaacaattgagTGGGGTCAGTTGACCCCACTCTACCCATCCATCTCCGCCCCTGCCAACAGATGTCAGTACCTCTGGCATAGGATTTGAATGTTCCATGCCAAATTTGACGAGGAAAAATTTGATGGAACCAATAACTTCGGCTTATGAAAATGCGAGGTTATGAATATTCTATTTCTGTAGGATATGGACATCACGCTTGAAGACCAGTCTAACGACATTCCTAAAAATGAATGGATAAGAATGGACCGGCAGGCCTGTGATATGATTAGGATGTGTCTTGTCAAACATCCGAAGTATTGAGTCATGGACAAGACTATTGCAAAAAATCTTTGGAATAAACTTGAAGAGGAGTACATGCCCAAAAGTGTAGAAAATAGACTTCGCCTGAAGAAGAAGTTCTTCAAATACCAGTACAAGATGGGCTCAACTATGAACCCGTACATGGCATGATTTAAGGAAATTATTGCATATCTCAAGAATCTAGATGATGATGTTAGTTATGAGCATAAGGCAATTATATTGCTAGGAATCTAGGATCCTTACCAGATTCTTTTGATCACCTCGTTACCTCGTCATTGGTGGGAAAATCTACCATCAATTACAAGACTGTCACAAGCACACTGGTGAATCATGAAATTCGGAAGAAGGATCAGCAAGTGCATCGAGATTCCCAAGGGGAAGCATTGACAGTAAGAGGCCGAACAAAGATCAGAAAATCAGGGTAGATATCGATGTAAGTCTAGAGCAAAGTCCAACAATATGAGACATCTTTCAAAAGACGAATGTGCTTATTGTCACTTGAAAGGGCATTGGAAGAAGAACTGTTCAGAATTATCAAAAGTTGGTGACAAGAAAGGCCCAAATGCAAATGTAGCCCGAGAAGGAGATGGAGACGAGATAGCTCTAACTGTCTCAATATCAGCCAGTCATGTTGACGAGTGGAATCTAGATTCTGGTTGCTCCTACCATATGTGTCCTAACAAGGACTGGTTCTCACTTTTTGAGTAGCTTGATGGAGGATTGGTTTTGATGGGAAATGTTGTTGCCTGCAAAATCAAAAGGATTGGAACTATACGATTGCATGATGGTACTATCCGAGTTCTAACAGAAGTCCGCTATGTACTGGACGTGAAGAAAAAATCTCTTTTCTTTAGGAGCCTTGGATACAAAAGGTTATAGGATCATATTGGAGGGAGGAACCGTGAAGGTTGTTAAACGTGCATTGGTCACTTTGAGAGGTACTATATGGGGAAACTTATATATCCTGAATGGGAGTACTATCACCGAAAAGGCAGCAATCTCTGAAGTACCAGAAACTAGTGATACAGACATATCCAAATTACGGCACATGCGCTTAGGGCATGCTGGAGAAAAGGCTTTGCAAACCATGGTCAGGCAGGGTCTTTTAAAAGGAGCGAAGATTGGAAAGGTGGGTTTCTGTGAACACTGCGTTTTTGGCAAACAGACGAAAGTGAAGTTAGGCACTACAGTACATAACACTGAAGGAATCCTTGATTATGTcagtggcgtacctgagttTACGGGGGCCCCGGACGAGCTCTAGAAAAGTGGcctgtgttttgttttttatttattttaaaatcaaaaaattttcttttattagttttttagttgaaatatgTGGAGAATTTTTAGTTCttaattgtttttttgtgtttagattaatataaaatcaattttttttcaaaaatttggggcCCTGGGGATTTGGGGGCCCGAGGTGACCGCCTGTGTCTCCCCACCCCAGGGCCGCCCCTGGATTATGTTCACACGGATGTTTAGGGTCCTACTATCGTTGCATCTTTGGGAGGTAAACGATATTTTGTTACCTtcattgatgattattctagaagGGTTTGGGTCTATCCTATGTGGCACAAAGGTGAAGTTCTTCAAGTCTTCCTTCATTGGAAGAAAATGATAGAGCTCAGACgggaagaaaaatcaagatattTTGTTCTGACAACGGTGGAAAGTACAAGTCCGATCCTTTTTTACAACTTTACAAAGAGAAAGGCATTATCATGCATTTCACTATTTTAGGCATGCTGCAACAAAATAGATTTGCTGAAAGAATGAACTGGACTTTGGTGGAGAAAGTTCGGTGTATGTTATCAAATGTTGGATTGAGTAAAGCTTTTTGGGCAGAGGCAGCCAATTATTGTTTGATAGTTGCAAAGTCATCAATACAAGCTAATCAAAGAATATCAACAATGAACCAAGAACCTTAAGACGGTGCATAACCAGAGAACATAGATATTAAGGGCAAAAGTCATACAGTCATTACAACACCGAAACCCTAACAAAGGGTCTTTTACTAGAGAAAGACTTGGACATAAAACGACAGTACACATAACGTTTTAATAAAGACAGGTTaagacataaataaataaggagaaatAATATCAGCTTTAACATTCCCCCTTGATGTTATTTCTCCTTCACTCCAAGCCTGGTTCTCATCTCAGCAAACTTCAGTTTATGCAATCCTTTAGTGAAACAGTCAGCTAATTGATCTTCACTGGCACAAAAATCCAGCTTAATAATCTTGTTGACAACAGCCTCTCTCAACACATGATACTTGATGAGAATATGCTTGCTACGGCTATGAAACACAGAATTTTTGGACATACAAATGGCAGACTTACTGTCACACAGAATGCTAGTAGGGCCCTGCTCAAGTTCTCCAAGATCAGTTAAGACATATCGCAACCAGGCTGTATGATTTGCTGCCAAAGCTGCCGAGATGTACTCAGCCTCAGCTGTAGACTGAGCTGTTATCTTTTGCTTCCTTGAGAGCCAAGTAAAAGCTCCAGATCCCACAGAAAAAACATAGCCAGAAGTGCCTCTCAGGTCTTCAGAAGAACCACCCCAATCACTGTCTGAGTATCCTTGTAATTTTCCTCCAGGTTTATGATGATAATGAATCCCATAACTCTGAGTTCCTTGAAGATATCTAAAAATCCTCTTGAGACCACTCAAGTGAACTTCACTTGGAGATTGCATGAACCGAGCAAATAAATTAGTGGCAAACTGAATTTCAGGCCTAGTAGATGAGAGGTACAACAAGCTCCCAATCATACTCCTGTAGATTCTTGGATCAATCTTTGGAGATTTATCTTCTTTATAAAACTTTTCATGAGCTATAAAAGGTGTACTGACAGCTTTGGAATCCTCCATGTTGAACTTTGTCAATAACTCCTTTACATACTTCCGTTGACAAATAAAAACATGACCTTCATCTTGTTGAACCTCAATTCCCAGAAAATAGTTCATCAACCCCAAATCATTCATTTCAAACTTCTCTTCCATACTTCTCTTGAAAGAAGATATTAGTTTCTCATCATTGCCAGTGACAATGATATCGTCAACATACAAAGATACAACGATCTTTTTCCCACTGTCTTCCTTTTTAACATAGAGCGTAGCCTCACTTGAACTCTTCAGGAAGCCTTCCTCTGCAAAGTAACTGTCAATTCTACTATACCATGCTCGAGGAGCTTGCTTAAGACCATAGAGTGCTTTGTTGAGCTTTAAAACCTTGGACTCTTCACCTATCTTTATAAACCCCGGAGGCTGCTGCACATATACCTCCTCCTCAAGATAGCCGTTTAAAAAAGCAGATTTCACATCCAGGTGATATAGTCTCCATTTATTCTGAGCTGCCAAGGCAAAAAGCAATCTCACAGTCTCCATGAGAGctacaggagcaaacgtttctGTATAGTCCTTTCCATACTGCTGAGAATACCCTTTTGCTATAAGTCTTGCTTTGTACTTCAAAACTGTGTTGTCAGGTTTGAGCTTGGTTTTGTACACCCACTTGATCCCAATGGCCTCCTTATCTGTGGGTAAGTCTACCAGGTTCCATGTGTCATTCTTCTCAATCTGAGACAGTTCTTCTTGCATGGCTTTAACCTAAACCTGGGAGCTAAAAGCCTCTCTCACATTAGAGGGTTCCAATGAGGTAAATCTGCAAGACTCATAGATGTCAGAGAGATCTCTATACTTTCTAATAGGAGACTCAGAATCATAGATATCAGAAAGATCTCTATATTTGTTTACAGAAGAATCAGAGTCAGAACCATTGGAAGCATTCTGAAAATCATAAAAGTCACCACCAACACTTtcttcatcaccatcatctAACCTGTCTTCATCATCTGTATCAACTGTATTAGCATGGTCAGCTGTATTATTCATCTCTGCACTGGAGGAAATCAAACTAGAAGTGCTATCATCCACAGACTAATATTTAAGAATTTTTTTCTCCCAATCCCATCTAGCCTTTTCATCAACTTCCACATCCCT
The window above is part of the Tripterygium wilfordii isolate XIE 37 chromosome 3, ASM1340144v1, whole genome shotgun sequence genome. Proteins encoded here:
- the LOC119995562 gene encoding zinc finger MYM-type protein 1-like translates to MKCENLMNQKKSIASFFSKQSSKNRSDYRIRLNSAIECSRFLLHQGLPFRGHDESQASSNQGNYLELQGFLARNNEVIKSVVLNEAPGRHKLTSPDIQKEITQAAAEETTSAIIKDLGDSLFSIMIDESRDISCKEQMAVVLRYVDKKGHIMERFLGIQHVSETTAISLKASIEALFATHGLTISRLRGQGYDGASNMQGEFNDLKALILRDNPTAYFVHCFAHQLQLALIGVTKNHNDVGDLFNFVTSILNVVGGSCKRRDILRDKQEAKIIEALEGGEISSGRGLNQETTLRRHGDTRWGSHYLRLSRWH